The genomic region GCTTTGCACATTCGTCGTTTCAGCCATGTTGGAAATCTCCGCGGCCAGCCGGCCTCGATTCAAATGTCTCAGCGGCAATTATTTTTGGCAGATGTCGTTCCATCGCTCGACGGTGAGATCGCCCTGAATTGTTTGCAGCAGGATCACGCCGGGCTTCGCGGCGTGAAATTGGTAGGCGGCGCCCTTGGGCAACAGCGCCATATGCCCTCGACGCGCGACGATATGTCCCATCCTGCGGCCCTTGGGATTGCCTTCGAGCATCGTGGTGCCTTCGTGATCGTCGGCGACAAGCTGGGTCTCGAGTTTGACGAGACGAATCTCGACTTCGCCGTCCATCACTATCGCGGCTTCATCATGCGATGCGGCGTACCACGGCGAAGTGCCTTCGGCGCGAATCGCTTCCAGCACGTATTTCAGATTTTTCCCGACCGCGATTTTCTCGTACGGCTCGGCCTTGGCCGCGACTTCATAAACATTGGAGAAGACGTAATTCTTCGGATCGTCGTTGATTACCTGGATGCCGCCCTTCTCGAAATGCTCCAGCGATCCGAATCGCGTCTGATGCTGCGTCATCGAAACCTCCGTTCGAGTGCGATGAAACTATAGTTCCTTTAATACTGCGCGCACGCGGGCGAACGCATCGCGTAGCGCCGCATTAATGATGGCCGGCGGCGCGGACCACGGTCTTACCCCACTTCGGAATTTGCGGCGCGCGCTTACGAGCCATCGCCTTGTTGACGATGCGATCGCGGAGCGCGGCCCTTTCACTGGCGCGCTTCTGATCGCGCTCCTTAACTTCGGGCAGCACTGTTTTGCCGAAAAGTTCGATCGACGATGCAAGCATCTCGCTCGGGATGTTGCCGGCCTGCGAGAGAAAGATCACCTGGTCAACGCCGGACTCTTCGAAACTTAAGAGCGACGCGCGCACGTCGTCAGGCGTGCCGACGCAGCTCTGCGAGCGTCCCGCGTTCGCCAGCGGATCGTCCACCGTCACTTTCGCCGGCTGATTTTTGTAGTCGTTCCAGAGGTTGGTTTTGCCCGGCTCGTGATTGCCGAAAAACGCGTAATGCCCGAGCCCGTACATGAAGAAGCCGTGGTGCTCGGCGGACATTTCGCGCACGCGTCCGCCGTCGCGATCGCAGAGGAACGGGCACGTGATCGCGATCGCAGGATTTACGTCGTAGCCGATCGGATCGCATTCGTTTTCGATGGTCTGGTAGTAGTCGCGAACCCATTGGCGCGACTCCTCGGGCGAAACGAATGCGAACGTCAGCGCGCCCAATCCGAGCTTCGCCGCGAGCAGGATCGTTTCGCGGCGCGAGCACGCGAGCCAGAGCGGCGGATGAGGCCGTTGCAGCGGCTTCGGCACGATGTTGCGGACCGGCGCGGTCAGATATTTTCCCTCGAAGCCCGCGAACGGCTCCTCGACCATCATGCGCGTGACGCAGGTGAGGCCCTCGAGCCACATCGCGCGTTTCTCGCTCTGCGGGATGCGGAATCCGTCCAGCTCGACTTCCGCGGCGCCCTCGCCCGTGCCGAAATCGAGCCGCCCGTCGCTGACGAGATCGAGCGTGGCGATCCGTTCGGCGACGCGCGCCGGATGATTGATCAGCGGCGCCATCTGCACGATGCCGTGGCCGATGCGGATATTTTTGGTGCGCTGGCTCACCGCCGCGAGAAAAATTTCGGGCGCCGACGAATGCGCATACTCTTCGAGAAAATGATGCTCGGTGGCCCACACGTAGTCGTAGCCGAGCCGGTCGGCGAGTTCGATATGATCGAGCGCGTCTTTGAACAGTCGATGCTCCGAATCGCGGGTCCAGGGACGTGGCAGTTGATGCTCGTAAAATCCGCCAATCTTCATCGTGGGCTCCTCGCTCTTACGGGCCGGCTCCGTTTATAGATCGTTATCACTGGTCGAAGCCCTGCGTCTTGCGCACGTTGTCGTTTAGCTCCAGCCATGGCACCCGATCTGGCCAGAAGGCATGGCGCAGGGTTTCTGCCGGATGACCGGTGTCCGCGGTCGGCTCGATAGAGGCGCGGCTGACCGCGATCAGGTCCGGCATTGCATCGAGATTGATCGTGAGCGGCGAGCCGCAATTCTTGCATCGATTGCGATGTACCTTGTCCGAGCTGCTGAAGCTCTGAAGATCGCCGCCCTTGGTCCAACGAAACCCGGCTTTTGGAAAGATCGACAGGGTCACGAAGGCAGCGCCCTGGAGCCGCCGGCACACCGAGCAATGGCAATGATGGGTATCGACCGCCGGTTGGGCGATGGCGAACTGGTTTGCGCCGCAGAAGCATGAACCTTTGATTTCATCAAATTTAGGCATCGACGTTATCCTCACAGAGTCTCAAAAGATTTCCTTCCTAATAATCATCACGTCATCGGGTGATTGCCGAAAAATTCCGCGAGGCCTTCAGCGACCGCGGTTGGATTCTCCATCTGGAGCATATGACCAGCGCCGGGGATGTCGATCGGTTCCGACTGCACGATCGTCGCGAGCACTTTGTCGTGAATCTGCGTGAAGATAGGCGCAGTGTGGCGACCGACCATCGCGAGCACCGGTATCTTGATCATGCGGAGGTTCTCGGCCGACATGGTTTGCGCATACTCCATCAGCGCCGGCAGCTCGATCTGAAAGAAGGTGTCAGCATCGGCGACCGCCCTTTGGTATGCGCCCGGCAAAGCGAAATCCATCTTGGCGCGATAATCCGCGCCGCCAACGCCCGCCATGAAATTGTCGATCGCGCCGGCCTTGTCACCCGCGTGATAGAGCTGCATCGCAGATGCCAGTCCGGCCTGCATTTCCGGCCCTTGCGGGACCATCCAGATCAATGCGGGCTCCAGCAACGACAAAGTATGCACGACTGACGCATCCTCGAAGAAAAGTTGCGTCGCCGTGACGCCGCCATATGAATGTCCGACGACGTGCGCCCGGGCGAGGCCGAGATGGCGAATCAAGCCAAGGCAATCGCGCGCCTGATCCTGGATGCGCACCGGCGGCGGCGTATGCGAACTGCCGTCGAAGCCGCGGCGGCGATAGCGGATGAGCTGATACTCGGCGAGCGCCCGTTCGGGCATCATCGGCAGATAGGCGTCCGAGACGATGCTGCCGTGGATCAATACGACGGCTTCGCCGCGCCCCTGCGATTCGAATTCGAGCTTGATGCCGTTGACGTTCGCAGTATTCATTCGATCTCCTGTGGTTCAGCTCGCATCGCCTGCCGGAGCGGGATTCATGATCATCCAACTGACCGATATTGGCAAATCAGCGGTGAGGGGTTGCCTTCCGGATTCGATCGATCCTGCTCTCCTCCAAGCTGACGCCGTTCACGCCGGTATGGCGCCGCTCCGCGCCGGTAATACGCCATTGCCGGATATTCGCGCGGTCGAGGCGTTAGCGCAGTAGTAGAATGTCGCACACGCGGGTTGCGTCACGGGGTGCAAGCGACAATGCAAAAGCATCGGCGTCGGTCACGTTACATATCCAGCTTACTTGTTTGTGTGGTCGCCACCACCTTCTGCGCGTGCGCGGCACTGCTAGCCGGCCGCGAGGCGCAGGAAAAAAAACACGAGATGATGGTCAAGCGGATGGACACCGCCCACATCTTCATAACTCCGGGCGATATCCCGGCCGGCAAACCCTACAAGGTGCTGGGGGAATTAAGATACAGCGAGCCCTTTTCCCTCGACGTGATCGATTCGGCCAAGATCGAAGTGAGGCTGAAGGCTATGGCGCTGGAGAAATATCACGGCGACGCCGACGCGGTGATCAAGGCCAACGTCGACGTTGACGCTTCCGGTGAGACGGTAACAGTCACCGGCGTAGCCATCCAGTTCGAGTCGTCGGCAGATCGCGAGATGATGCATAAGATGTGGGAAGGAATGATCGTGTCGCCGAAGTGAGGACGCGATCCGCGTTTGTCTTTGGCCGCGTCGTGTCGCAGAATTAACCGATCGTTCAGGAACGAAATTGAACCACGAATCGAGACAGGCGATGCGAAACGATATCGATCGGATTGTTGCGGAAGTCGAACAGAACGGCATAGCCGTCGTGGCAAATTTCATCCCGGCGGATCTATTGCGGCGTATCCACGGTGAAGTGGATCGCCTGAACCGGCTCGAGCGGCAGCACGGCGTCGCGTTCCTCGAATCGGAAGGCGCCAACCAGCGCGTGTTCAACCTCGTCAATAAGGGCGAAGTCTTCGAGGAGATCGTACAGCATCCAGACGTGATGGCGGTGATGGGGAAACTGCTCGGCGGCGATTTCATCCTGTCGGGATTTTCGTCGAACACGACCGGGCCGGGCGGCGAGGAGATGATGCTGCATTCCGATTCGGGCTACGTGCCGCCGCCGCATCCCGAGTACCTGCTGTCGGCCAACGCAGTCTGGATGATCGACGATTTCACCGAAGAGAACGGCGGCACCCGGTACGTGCCCGGATCGCACAAGCTGCGGACGAATCCAGATCCGCGCGAGAATTACGAAACGGTGCCGCTGATCGGCAAAGCCGGCTCGATCGCGATCCTGCACGGATACACGTGGCATAAGACCGGGAACAATGTGTCGCGCGATAGCAGGCGGCGCGCGCTGTTCGCCTACTATGTGCGGCCGTTCCTGCGCGTGCAGGAGAATCATATCGTCTCGGTGCGCGAGGAGGTTTGGCATCGCGCGACGCCAACGCTGCGGCATCTGCTCGGCGGCGATCTGTGGGTGAACTCGATCGGTTTCTTCGATGGACCGCCGAAGGCGTACCGCGAAGCTGCGTTCCCGCGGCGATCGGGTCTAGGCACTCCGCCGAAACAGGAATCGCAAGGCAAGTAGCTTGACTTAGGCTACTTACCAAGTCTGTGTGAACAATCGTTCAAAAGGATAGCTATACCTATGAAGCTCGGACTGTTGTACGAAATCCAAATTCCGAAACCGTGGACGCCGGGGATCGAAGCGCGGGCCTACGGCGAAGTGCTCGATCAGGTTGTGCTCGCCGACAAGCTCGGATGGGGCTACGTGTGGGCCGTCGAGCATCATCTGCTGCCGCAATGGTCGCATTGCCCGGCGCCCGAGGTGCTATTCGGCGCGATCACGCAACTCACTTCGCAGATTCGGATCGGGCACGGAATCGCGTTGCTGCCGCGCAACTTCAATCACGCTATAAGAGTGGCGGAGCGAGCGGCCGTGCTCGACATCCTAAGCGGCGGGCGAGTCGAGCTCGGCACCGGCCGCGCGGTCACGCTGCAGGAACTCGACGGCTTCGAAGTCAATCCCGACGACACGCAAGCGATGTGGGCCGAGGCGATCGAGATCCTGGTGCGAGCGTGGCGCGATGAGCCGGTCGAGTACTCAGGCAAGTTCTACAACATCCCGCCGAGTTATGTAGTGCCGAAGCCGGTGCAGAAGCCGCATCCGCCGCTATGGCTCGCGGGCACCAATCCCGACACCTTCACGCTAGCGGGCCGCAAGGGTCTCGGGATGCTGGGCTTCGTAACCGGCACTCCAGAGCAGCTAGCGCCGCGGATCGCCGCTTATAAGGAAGCAGTAAAGAATGCCGAGCCGGTCGGCGCATTCGTCAACGATCAGTCCGCAGTTCTTATCCAGACTTACTGCGCCGAGAGTCACGATCAGGCAGTTCGCGACGTAACACAGCCACTCGAAATCGTCGCGCAGTTGGCCGCCGAGCTATTCCTGCCGTGGGCCGAGAAAGGCCGCGAGCGAAAAGCTGAGACCTATAAGTACCTGGCCGAGCAGCAACAGGCAGCTATTCGCGCGGGCGCTAACACGTCCGACGTCGAGCAAAGGACTCGCGATGGAGTTATAGCTGTCGGCACGCCCGACGAACTGGTGAAGCTATTTCGCACGTATCGCGACATGGGCGTCGATCAGATGCTGACGTGGGTGCAATTCGGCGGGCTGGAGCATCGCAAGATCATGCAGAGCATGGAGCTGATCGGAAAGTACGTGATTCCGGAACTGAATCGCTGATGCACTTTGGGTGGGCGTCGCTCATTTTGAGCAAGGTACCAGATGAGCATCTACCGTCAGAAAGCCTGGAAGAATTTCCTAACCGCGCGACGGTAGCTTCACAATACCGTTCGCGAGCACTGACAGTTCGCCATCCTGATTGATTGCCTTCTGACTGATCTCGGCGTAGTGCTCGCCTCCGTCGTCAAAAGTGCGAACCACTTCGCCGCTGATGTAGAGCGTATCGCCAACCGGATTGTGCCGCCGTATCTTTACTTCAAGATGACGCAGAAACCCGCTGTCGCCCATCCAGTTGGTAAGATGGTGCGACATCCACGAGCATCTTTCAGGACCGTAGTCATAGGCAGCCGGAGTACCGACCAGCGTCGCGAGATCGTCCTCCCAATGGACGCGCTCGGGCACGTCTGGTATTCCGAATTTGTTTGGAATGCCTAGCCCCGGATGCTTCTTCAATTGCTTCCAAGCCAGCTTATTCGCTCGAATGTACAATCCACCCCAGCCTTGCGCGAAAGCAATGAAGCCGGTGACGGTCATAGGTCCTTTGACGATGGTCTGCAACTTATCGCCGACCTTCACATCTTCGATGAAGCGCGGAATCGATCCCCGAATCTCCTCTGACTCGTAGTAGGAAAAAATCTTTGCGAGATCCTCGCGCTCGTAACGCACTGGAGCCTTCTTCTTTACCTCTTCGTACTTGGTGCCACGTTCTCGCGCCGTGTCGCGCTCCGTTCGAAAGCACCAGCTATCGCCTGCCGCGACTAGCTCGCTCTTCTGATTGTAAAATTCACAGCGATAGATCTGCTGGATCGACCGTCCAGCGAAACGGGTCTGATGCTCTACGAGGTCCTTGAGCCACACCTTCGTGGTGAACTGATCTCCCAGCATCATGGGCTGGTGCCACGTAACGTCGATGCCGGCAAACATCGCGTGCACGCCGGCCATTCCTCCGACGTAGCCGCTGAATGATCGGTTCAAGGCAAAGATGAACGACGGCGGCGCCAATATACGGCCATAGGAAGTATCGGCGGCGTACTGCGGATCACTCCACAAAGGATTGTCGTCGCCGATACCGTGCGCCCAATGCCGAACATTGTCGCGGCTCGCTTCATAGCACCACGGCTCGAGCGAGTCCTCGATCGGGACGCCGATCAGCTTCCGCAGATCGACAAGGCTCTTCTCTCCGATTAGCGAGAAGCGTTGCTGCGTACCAGGCATCGATGCTCGACCTCCAATCTCAGGCTATAAGTGCGGCTAGCTATCTTCGGTATCTAACCATAGGTGTCGGCGGACAATAGCTGCCCCCTAGATGCGCTCGATGATCGTCGAGATTCCCATGCCGCCGCCGATACACATCGTGATCAGCGCGGTGGTCTTGTTGATTCGCTCGAGTTCGTCGAGCGCCGTCCCGAGCAGCATCGCACCAGTCGCACCCAGCGGATGCCCCAACGCGATCGCGCCGCCATTGACGTTCACCTTGTCGTGCGGGATGCCGAGGTCCTTCATCACTTTGAGCGGCACCGCGGCGAACGCCTCGTTGATTTCGAACAGGTCGATATCATTCACCGTCATGCCGGCCTTCTTGAGGCATCGCTTGCTCGCGGGCACCGGCGCGGTGAGCATGATAACGGGATCGTCGCCGTAGGTGGCAGTCGCGATGATCCGCGCGCGCGGCTTCCATCCGCGGCTCTTCGCGTAGTCGGGCGCCGCCAGCAGCACCACGCTCGCGCCATCGACGATACCGCTCGAGTTGCCCGCAGTATGCACGTGATTCACGAACTCGATTTGCGGGTAGCGATTCTTGGCCTTCTCATCGAAGGTCAGCGGTCCGTCCTTCATTCTATAGGCGCCCATCCCGAGGAACGACGGCTCGAGCTTGCCGAGGCCTTCGAGCGTGGTCTCGGGACGCGGGTATTCGTCCTCGGCGAGCACGATCTTGCCGTCGAGGTCCTTGACTGGCTCCATGCTCTTTTTGAAGTAGCCGTTTTTGACCGCGTGATTGCATCGGCGCTGCGATTCAAGCGCAAATCGATCGCAATCCGCGCGCGAGAATCCTTCGAGCGTCGCGATCAGATCGGCGGAAACTCCCTGCGGCACCAGCGCGTGAAGCTCGCGCAGATGGCGATTGTGGCCGTCGAGGCCGGATTTGTCCGAGCCGAGCGGCACCCGCGACATGCTCTCGACGCCGCCGCCGACGACGAGATCCTGCTGGCCCGACATCACGCCCATCGCGGCGAAGTTCACCGCCTGCAATCCCGAGCCGCAGAAGCGATTGAGCGAGACGCCGGTCGCCTCGGACGGCCATCCCGCGGCCAGCACCGCCATCCGCGCGATACAACCGCCCTGGTCCTCGATCTCGCTGACGGTGCCGACCACGACGTCCTCGACGTCGCGCGGGTCGAGGCCGTCGCGCCTGATCAAGGCGTTGAGCGTTTGTGCGAACAGTTCCTGCGGATGGATGTTGTAGAGCGCGCCGGTTTCTTTCTTGCCTTTGCCGCGCGGCGTGCGAACGTGGTCGATTACCCATGCTTCCGACATGTGAGTTCCTGCCTTTTATCGACGATCGGGATTTGCTCTCGGCGATCGGAAATTTGGCGTCAGCTTGGCACAATCGAGCCGCGGTTGTCACCGCCCCGCTCGATGCCGCATTCTGCTCTGCCATATCGAACGAAACCGCCCATCCCGGTACTGAGTGCGTATTGAGTGCGCTCACTTTTAGACGTTAAATACCTGTGGCTGTGTTGACGAATGGCTGTACAACAGCACATACTGAGTGAAACGAAGCGGATGAGACCCTGAATGCACGTAGAAGGATTCGATTGGGATGAGGGTAATCGGATCAAATGCGAGGAGCATGGCGTTTCGACGGTGACGATCGAGTCTCTTTTTGCGGGGGAGATCGCAGTTCTACCTGACCCGCTGCATTCGAAATTCGAGGAACGGTTCAAAGCTATCGGCAAAACGGACAAAGGGCGTGAAATTTTTGTTGTGTTCACCTTGCGACGGCGTCGGGGCAGGACACTAATTCGGCCGATCAGCGCGCGATACATGCGCAGTAAGGAAATGGAGCACTATGAGAAAGAAACTGCCACGCTTGCGGAGCGATAAAGAAGCCGAGGAGTTCGTCGAAAAGGCCGACTTGACCGAATTCGACTTGTCGGAGATGCGACCGATCCGCTTTGAGTTTCAACCCAAGAGCGAGCGAGTCAACATGCGCCTGCCCCGGCAACTGCTCGATGCAGTGCGGGCCTCTGCGGCTAAGGCGGGAGTCCCCTACCAGCGCTTTATCCGCCAAGCCCTTGAGCTTGCGGTCAGACGTCGCGAGACGCGCTGATTACTTGTCGGAACAGATACGGCGCATTCGGTCAGCCGGAGGGAGCGCGGCGCGGAATGCTCGCGCGTCGCGATTGAGCTTGGTCGATGCCGCGCGAGAGCGTAAAGTTTCTGGCTTGGGCGCCCCCTTAGCTCAGATGGATAGAGCACAGGATTCCTAATCCTGGGGCCGTGGGTTCGAATCCCGCAGGGGGCACCAAAGTACCTTAGCGATTGGGATAGATACGAACAGATTTTGGAGCGCGATCGCGAGCGCATCAGGAAGATGAAGCGGGGGCGGCGATTATCGCCGCCCCCGCTCTGTATTCACTGACTCGCGCGACTAACGATAGTCGCGCTGATTGCTCGCAGTCGCGAGCGATCAGGCGTGGCCGTGGCGCAGCAGCTTGCCCGGCGTCGCCTCCGTGCACTTGTCGTAGGCGAACGTCTCGACGCCGTTTACGATGATCGAGCGATAGCCCTTCGCGCGCTGCACGCGGCGCCATTCGCCGCCCGGCAGATCATGCGTCACTTCGCCTATCCATTCGGGCTCGACGCCCAGGTTCTTCAGGTCGTACACGACGACGTCGGCCCACGCGCCTTCGCGCAGGATGCCCCGATCTTTGAATCCCGCCGCATGGGCCGGCAGCGCCGACAGCCGGTAGTGCGCCTCTTCGAGCGTTACTCGCTTCTCGTCGCGCACCATCCAGCGCAGGAAGTCAGTCGTGAACGAGCCGCCGGTGAAAAACTTCGTATGCGCGCCGCCGTCCGAAACGCCCGGGAAGGTGTACATCGAGTTGTTGATGATCTCGGCGTTGAACTCGGCGTTGAATTCCGGTTCAGGCTGCAGGAACTCGGCCTTGAGATCGGTCGCGAGCGACAGATCGATCATCACGTCCGCCAGATGCTTGCCTTCTTCCGACGCAATCTGCCCGAGCGACTTGCCGACGTACTTTTCGAGCTCCGGCTTGTTCTCGACCCATGACACGATCAGTTTCGCCGGCCGCCCGCCGATTCCCGCCGCGTTGGTGTCGATCGCATGCATCGCGCGGTCGCTCTTGACCGCGTTGCGCATTGCCGGGTCGTTCATCTTCGCGATTTTTTCTTCCTTGGTGCCGGTCGTCATGTCGCGCCACGCGCTCGACATGTCGTACAGGTTCCAATGCTCGAGCGTGAACGCAAAGCCGCTGCGCACGGTGCCGCCCTGGCCAAAGATCGGCAGTCCCTTGGCGCGCGCGTTATGCAGCCAGTTCAGGCTCTTCCGATGGATATCGGGATTGCGCGTGCTCGCGGTGATCGCCTGGAACAGAATCGGGCGATTCGCCTCGGCCGCGAGTTTCTCGACGAACGCGAGGTCATCCTTTATATGGCCGGTCGCCTGCGTGATTTCGATGAAGCCTTCGTCACGCTCGCGGAGCACGCGCGCGAGATTCAGGATGTCTTCATCGCACATCGTGTCGGTGACCATCGGCGAGCCGTCGAAATCCGCCTGCGCCGAATGCTTGCCGAGCCGCTGAATCGAAAAGCCGCAAAGTCCCGCGTCCATGCCTTCGTTCAGCAGGCGGCGCATCTCGGCGCGCTCCGCTTCGGTTGCGACCCGAGTCTTCGCCGCGTCGAGACCCATCACGTAGGTCATCAGCGAGGCGGTCGGCATGTACTGGATGCAATTCACGCCCTTGGGCGCGCGGTCGAGCGAATCAAGGTACTGCGGAATGGTTTCCCAATCCCACTGCATCCCGATTTTCATCGATTCGTAGGGAATCGCTTCGGTGCGCGTCATGGTGAGCATCGAGCGATCGCGAAAGTCCGGCTTCACAGGGGCAAAGCCGAAGCCGCAATTGCCGAGCACGACCGAGGTCACGCCGTGATAGCCGGAAATCGTGCACCAGGGATCCCACCTGATCTGCGCGTCGTAATGCGTGTGCAGATCGACGAATCCCGGCGCGACGATCAATCCGTCGGCGTCGATGACGTTTTTCGCGGTACCCGACGCACGCCCGCCGATCTGCGCAATCTTGCCATCCTTGATCCAGACGTCGCCGCGAAAACGCGGGACGCGCGTACCGTCGACGACGGTTCCGCCTTTGATTTGAATGTCGTATTCGGCCATTGTGAGTTCCCTCCTCGAGCGGTAAGGACTTTTCGCGATCAGTTTGCGATATGGCGACGCGATGGCGCCGCCTAATGTTCGGCTGCGACGATACTTATACAAAACGCGCCAAATGCCAACCCGATCGATGACTCCGCGCTTGACCATCGCCTTCGCGAGTGCGTTCGATGGGGCCTGAACCGACCAAAAAGTGCTCGGGCGTCTGACGCCAATGATATTTCGGCCAAAATAGGCTA from Candidatus Binatus sp. harbors:
- a CDS encoding LLM class flavin-dependent oxidoreductase yields the protein MKIGGFYEHQLPRPWTRDSEHRLFKDALDHIELADRLGYDYVWATEHHFLEEYAHSSAPEIFLAAVSQRTKNIRIGHGIVQMAPLINHPARVAERIATLDLVSDGRLDFGTGEGAAEVELDGFRIPQSEKRAMWLEGLTCVTRMMVEEPFAGFEGKYLTAPVRNIVPKPLQRPHPPLWLACSRRETILLAAKLGLGALTFAFVSPEESRQWVRDYYQTIENECDPIGYDVNPAIAITCPFLCDRDGGRVREMSAEHHGFFMYGLGHYAFFGNHEPGKTNLWNDYKNQPAKVTVDDPLANAGRSQSCVGTPDDVRASLLSFEESGVDQVIFLSQAGNIPSEMLASSIELFGKTVLPEVKERDQKRASERAALRDRIVNKAMARKRAPQIPKWGKTVVRAAGHH
- a CDS encoding GFA family protein produces the protein MPKFDEIKGSCFCGANQFAIAQPAVDTHHCHCSVCRRLQGAAFVTLSIFPKAGFRWTKGGDLQSFSSSDKVHRNRCKNCGSPLTINLDAMPDLIAVSRASIEPTADTGHPAETLRHAFWPDRVPWLELNDNVRKTQGFDQ
- a CDS encoding alpha/beta fold hydrolase, with the protein product MNTANVNGIKLEFESQGRGEAVVLIHGSIVSDAYLPMMPERALAEYQLIRYRRRGFDGSSHTPPPVRIQDQARDCLGLIRHLGLARAHVVGHSYGGVTATQLFFEDASVVHTLSLLEPALIWMVPQGPEMQAGLASAMQLYHAGDKAGAIDNFMAGVGGADYRAKMDFALPGAYQRAVADADTFFQIELPALMEYAQTMSAENLRMIKIPVLAMVGRHTAPIFTQIHDKVLATIVQSEPIDIPGAGHMLQMENPTAVAEGLAEFFGNHPMT
- a CDS encoding phytanoyl-CoA dioxygenase family protein — encoded protein: MRNDIDRIVAEVEQNGIAVVANFIPADLLRRIHGEVDRLNRLERQHGVAFLESEGANQRVFNLVNKGEVFEEIVQHPDVMAVMGKLLGGDFILSGFSSNTTGPGGEEMMLHSDSGYVPPPHPEYLLSANAVWMIDDFTEENGGTRYVPGSHKLRTNPDPRENYETVPLIGKAGSIAILHGYTWHKTGNNVSRDSRRRALFAYYVRPFLRVQENHIVSVREEVWHRATPTLRHLLGGDLWVNSIGFFDGPPKAYREAAFPRRSGLGTPPKQESQGK
- a CDS encoding LLM class flavin-dependent oxidoreductase — its product is MKLGLLYEIQIPKPWTPGIEARAYGEVLDQVVLADKLGWGYVWAVEHHLLPQWSHCPAPEVLFGAITQLTSQIRIGHGIALLPRNFNHAIRVAERAAVLDILSGGRVELGTGRAVTLQELDGFEVNPDDTQAMWAEAIEILVRAWRDEPVEYSGKFYNIPPSYVVPKPVQKPHPPLWLAGTNPDTFTLAGRKGLGMLGFVTGTPEQLAPRIAAYKEAVKNAEPVGAFVNDQSAVLIQTYCAESHDQAVRDVTQPLEIVAQLAAELFLPWAEKGRERKAETYKYLAEQQQAAIRAGANTSDVEQRTRDGVIAVGTPDELVKLFRTYRDMGVDQMLTWVQFGGLEHRKIMQSMELIGKYVIPELNR
- a CDS encoding MaoC family dehydratase N-terminal domain-containing protein, with amino-acid sequence MPGTQQRFSLIGEKSLVDLRKLIGVPIEDSLEPWCYEASRDNVRHWAHGIGDDNPLWSDPQYAADTSYGRILAPPSFIFALNRSFSGYVGGMAGVHAMFAGIDVTWHQPMMLGDQFTTKVWLKDLVEHQTRFAGRSIQQIYRCEFYNQKSELVAAGDSWCFRTERDTARERGTKYEEVKKKAPVRYEREDLAKIFSYYESEEIRGSIPRFIEDVKVGDKLQTIVKGPMTVTGFIAFAQGWGGLYIRANKLAWKQLKKHPGLGIPNKFGIPDVPERVHWEDDLATLVGTPAAYDYGPERCSWMSHHLTNWMGDSGFLRHLEVKIRRHNPVGDTLYISGEVVRTFDDGGEHYAEISQKAINQDGELSVLANGIVKLPSRG
- a CDS encoding acetyl-CoA C-acetyltransferase, with amino-acid sequence MSEAWVIDHVRTPRGKGKKETGALYNIHPQELFAQTLNALIRRDGLDPRDVEDVVVGTVSEIEDQGGCIARMAVLAAGWPSEATGVSLNRFCGSGLQAVNFAAMGVMSGQQDLVVGGGVESMSRVPLGSDKSGLDGHNRHLRELHALVPQGVSADLIATLEGFSRADCDRFALESQRRCNHAVKNGYFKKSMEPVKDLDGKIVLAEDEYPRPETTLEGLGKLEPSFLGMGAYRMKDGPLTFDEKAKNRYPQIEFVNHVHTAGNSSGIVDGASVVLLAAPDYAKSRGWKPRARIIATATYGDDPVIMLTAPVPASKRCLKKAGMTVNDIDLFEINEAFAAVPLKVMKDLGIPHDKVNVNGGAIALGHPLGATGAMLLGTALDELERINKTTALITMCIGGGMGISTIIERI
- a CDS encoding BrnT family toxin — its product is MHVEGFDWDEGNRIKCEEHGVSTVTIESLFAGEIAVLPDPLHSKFEERFKAIGKTDKGREIFVVFTLRRRRGRTLIRPISARYMRSKEMEHYEKETATLAER
- a CDS encoding BrnA antitoxin family protein, which translates into the protein MRKKLPRLRSDKEAEEFVEKADLTEFDLSEMRPIRFEFQPKSERVNMRLPRQLLDAVRASAAKAGVPYQRFIRQALELAVRRRETR
- a CDS encoding amidohydrolase family protein — translated: MAEYDIQIKGGTVVDGTRVPRFRGDVWIKDGKIAQIGGRASGTAKNVIDADGLIVAPGFVDLHTHYDAQIRWDPWCTISGYHGVTSVVLGNCGFGFAPVKPDFRDRSMLTMTRTEAIPYESMKIGMQWDWETIPQYLDSLDRAPKGVNCIQYMPTASLMTYVMGLDAAKTRVATEAERAEMRRLLNEGMDAGLCGFSIQRLGKHSAQADFDGSPMVTDTMCDEDILNLARVLRERDEGFIEITQATGHIKDDLAFVEKLAAEANRPILFQAITASTRNPDIHRKSLNWLHNARAKGLPIFGQGGTVRSGFAFTLEHWNLYDMSSAWRDMTTGTKEEKIAKMNDPAMRNAVKSDRAMHAIDTNAAGIGGRPAKLIVSWVENKPELEKYVGKSLGQIASEEGKHLADVMIDLSLATDLKAEFLQPEPEFNAEFNAEIINNSMYTFPGVSDGGAHTKFFTGGSFTTDFLRWMVRDEKRVTLEEAHYRLSALPAHAAGFKDRGILREGAWADVVVYDLKNLGVEPEWIGEVTHDLPGGEWRRVQRAKGYRSIIVNGVETFAYDKCTEATPGKLLRHGHA